From the Paenibacillus sp. MMS20-IR301 genome, the window GCATCCGGCATGCGGGCCGTGATTCTGACCTGCAAGCATCATGACGGCTTCTGCCTGTGGCCGAGCCGCTATTCGGAGCATACCGTGGCGCATACGCCCTGGCGCGGCGGCAAGGGGGATCTGGTCCGGGAGGTGGCCGATGCCTGCCGGCAGCAGGGTCTGGTCTTCGGCACCTATCTGTCCCCGTGGGACCGGACAGAGCAGACTTACGGGGAAGGCAAGGCTTACGATGACTTCTATATACAGCAGCTGACTGAGCTGCTTACGGAATACGGCGGGATCGGCTGCGTGTGGTTGGATGGCGCCAATGGCGAAGGTCCCGGCGGCAAGAAGCAGTACTATGACTGGGACCGGTATTATGAGGTGATCCGCAGGCTGCAGCCGCAGTGTGTAATCAGCGTCTGCGGCCCGGATATCCGCTGGGTCGGCAATGAAGCCGGGCAGACCCGGGCGGAGGAATGGAGCGTAGTGCCGAAGCTGCTGCAGGATGCGGAGAAGGTGGCCGAGAAGTCACAGCAGGCCGATGACGGCCGGTTCTCCCGTTCACTCAACTCCATGGATGAGGATCTCGGCAGCCGGGCGGCGATAGCCGCGTATGAGGGAGAATGGGTGTGGTATCCCGCTGAAGTGAATACCTCGATCCGCCCCGGCTGGTTCTATCATGAGGAAGAGGATACGCAGGTAAGAAGCGGCAGCGAGCTGTTTGACATCTACCTGAACGCGGTGGGCGGCAACGCCACCTTCCTGCTGAATATCCCGCCCACGAAGGAAGGGCTGATTGCTGAGCCGGACCGCCGGGCGCTTGCGGAGCTGGGCCGGAGAATCGCCGGGCTGAGTGACCATTCGCTTATGCGGGGGGCAGAAGTGCGTGCCTCAAGCTCCGCAGGGGACAGGGAGCGTGTACAGCAGCTGATTGACGGGGAGGTCCAGCCGGATCAGCCGCTCTGGCAGCCGGCTGAAGGAGACAGTGAGCCTTGGCTGGAGGTGGTATTCCCTCAGAAGGTGGCCTTCAATACCGTGATTCTGCAGGAGCAGATTACGCTGGGTCAGCGGGTGGAAGCCTTTGAGCTCTGGACTGCTGATCAGCAGCAGTGGAGCAAGCTGGCTGAAGGCTCGATCATCGGCTACCGCAGGATTATCCGGGTTCCGGATACAACTGCCGGCCGCTTGAAGATTGTATTCAAGCAGTTCCGCGGGTTCCCGGCTTTATCACATGTACGTGTGCTAAGTATCGAGGAGTAGTGTTTGAATGAGCGGAGCAGAAGAGAGATTCTGCTGCTCCGCTCAGGCAAGGCCAGTGCGGCATCTCAGCCAGCTTCCGGCAGGGGCTCGGTGATGCTGCACTGGCTATTTGTGCGTGGTGATTATCTGGTGTGAAGCTCCGGCTATGCATGCATTATCCCTGTTAATGATGTAGACTGGATGCAGAGAAAGCAGGGATGAGATGAGCAAATTCTTTATAACCGATATCCATGGCGATAAAAAGGGTCTGGAGCTCCTCCTCAGGCAGGCTGATGTCAACTTAAGCCGGGACCAGCTGGTCGTCGGCGGGGATATGATTAACCGGGGGAAAGATTCCGCAGGCGTGGTCCGGTTCATTAAAGACCTCATGGAGCGGTATCCCGGCCGGGTCCACGCCCTTATCGGCAATCATGAAGAAATGATGGGCGATTATATCAGGAACGGGGACAAGCTCTGGCTGAGCCATGGCGGGCAGGAGACACTGGCGGGCTTTGCCCGGGTGTTCCCCGGTCAGGCTGAGCGGCAGGCGCATATGGAGTGGGCATACTCCTTGCCGCTGTACTTTGCGGATGAAGAATATGTGTATACGCATGCCGGGCTTGATCCGGAGATGCCTTTGGAGCAGCAGAGCCGGGACATTCTGTGGATGACGGAATACGAGTTCTA encodes:
- a CDS encoding metallophosphoesterase family protein; the protein is MSKFFITDIHGDKKGLELLLRQADVNLSRDQLVVGGDMINRGKDSAGVVRFIKDLMERYPGRVHALIGNHEEMMGDYIRNGDKLWLSHGGQETLAGFARVFPGQAERQAHMEWAYSLPLYFADEEYVYTHAGLDPEMPLEQQSRDILWMTEYEFYRQPREALLTLTNGRPVIHGHTPVERIYYDGVRMNCDMGSNTYSVLEERSLGIVNLTEMTYHVYRQADHRLETRRIGMI
- a CDS encoding alpha-L-fucosidase, which produces MKLEEICNVRPSERQLKWQRLEFYGFIHFGMNTMTGAEWGLGHEDRSLFNPGQLDASEWVSVLKASGMRAVILTCKHHDGFCLWPSRYSEHTVAHTPWRGGKGDLVREVADACRQQGLVFGTYLSPWDRTEQTYGEGKAYDDFYIQQLTELLTEYGGIGCVWLDGANGEGPGGKKQYYDWDRYYEVIRRLQPQCVISVCGPDIRWVGNEAGQTRAEEWSVVPKLLQDAEKVAEKSQQADDGRFSRSLNSMDEDLGSRAAIAAYEGEWVWYPAEVNTSIRPGWFYHEEEDTQVRSGSELFDIYLNAVGGNATFLLNIPPTKEGLIAEPDRRALAELGRRIAGLSDHSLMRGAEVRASSSAGDRERVQQLIDGEVQPDQPLWQPAEGDSEPWLEVVFPQKVAFNTVILQEQITLGQRVEAFELWTADQQQWSKLAEGSIIGYRRIIRVPDTTAGRLKIVFKQFRGFPALSHVRVLSIEE